In a single window of the Papaver somniferum cultivar HN1 chromosome 8, ASM357369v1, whole genome shotgun sequence genome:
- the LOC113301180 gene encoding uncharacterized protein LOC113301180, translated as MSTVDLVLLLKCMRCRLTPSRLSTFLKGCCSIFMTYGLGSASVRRVGACQVTRNSTRWKQNSLVRHSWYQSGSGSYGTVQLELTGLPLLRRLKVPRTRNKKFSRCCGLSLDY; from the exons ATGTCAACGGTAGATCTTGTTCTTTTGCTAAAATGCATGAGGTGTCGTTTAACACCGAGTAGACTATCTACATTTCTCAAGGGTTGTTGTTCAATTTTTATGACGTATGGATTGGGTTCAGCATCAGTGAGG AGAGTTGGAGCTTGCCAAGTGACCCGTAACTCGACACGCTGGAAGCAAAATTCtctggtccgtcacagttggtatcagagcggttCCGGTTCATACGGGACTGTACAATTGGAACTCACCGGTCTTCCACTCTTGCGACGATTAAAG GTACCTCGTACCCGTAATAAGAAATTCAGTAGATGTTGTGGATTATCATTGGATTACTGA